A stretch of DNA from Hydrogenophaga sp. SL48:
ACCGTCCCCAACACCGATTTCACTGGAGTTTTCACCGTCATGGAACCGCAAAACGTCTCATCTGGCCTGGCCCACGTCTGGACCCAGGGCGACGCCGTCACCCGCACCGTCGCCATCGTCCTGCTCGCCATGTCGCTCGCCACCTGGATCATCATTCTCTGGAAAGCGCTCGACCAGCGCGCCCAGCGGCAGCAGGCCAAGGCGTGCGAAGGCTTCTGGCACAGCGCCGACTTCGCCGAAGGCATCGACAAGCTGGGCAAGGACGATGGCAATCCCTTCCGCGCCTTGGCGCTCGAAGGCCGCGAAGCCACCCGCCACATCCTGCACAAGGACGGTCAGGCCCGCCCGCAGCTGCACGACAGCTTGGACATGAGCGACTGGGTCGAGCGCTCGCTGCGCAACAGCCTGGACGACTTCACGGCCCGCGCCCAGAGCGGCCTCACGGTGCTGGCCTCCATCGCCTCGACCGCGCCGTTCGTGGGCCTGTTCGGCACCGTATGGGGCATTTACCACGCGCTGCTGGGCATCGGCGCCGCCGGCCAGGTGAGCATCGACCAGGTGGCCGGTCCGATCGGCGAGGCTTTGATCATGACGGCGCTCGGCCTGCTGGTCGCCATCCCCGCCGTGCTGGGCTACAACGCCCTGGTGCGCGGCAACAAAGGCATCACCCACCGCCTCAACCGTTTCGGCAACGACCTGCACGCCTACTTCGTGACCGGCGCCCGCGTCACCGTGGGTGGTGACGCGAAGGTGCTGCCGATGAAGAAGGCCTGACCCTTTCAGGACATCACCATGGCCATCGGAACCCAGGACGACAGCGACCAGATGCTCAGCG
This window harbors:
- a CDS encoding MotA/TolQ/ExbB proton channel family protein codes for the protein MEPQNVSSGLAHVWTQGDAVTRTVAIVLLAMSLATWIIILWKALDQRAQRQQAKACEGFWHSADFAEGIDKLGKDDGNPFRALALEGREATRHILHKDGQARPQLHDSLDMSDWVERSLRNSLDDFTARAQSGLTVLASIASTAPFVGLFGTVWGIYHALLGIGAAGQVSIDQVAGPIGEALIMTALGLLVAIPAVLGYNALVRGNKGITHRLNRFGNDLHAYFVTGARVTVGGDAKVLPMKKA